The window GTGACGACTCTGTTATCCCTAAGGTAGCTTTTCTGTCATCTACGGGTCCCATGAATGAACCTCGTAGGTTCGCTAGACCACGCTTTCGCGTCAGCGACACTCGTTGGGAATGTCACTGTCAGACTTCCGTTTGCTCTTGCGCTCTTCCACGAGTTTCCGACTCGCGTGAGGAAATCTTTGGGCGCGCTCGATATCTTTTCGAGCGCGTACCGCCCCAGTCAAACTGCCCGGCTACCGGTGTCCTCCGCCAGGAGTGAGAGTCGCAGTCACTAACGGGTAGTATTTCAATGTTGCCTCGGTGGCCCGCTGGCGCGGGTACCTGTGTAACGGCTCCTACCTATGCTGCACATTAGCGACCACGTCTCAGCGACAGCCTGCAGTAAAGCTCTATAGGGTCTTCGCTTCCCCTTGGGGGTCTCCAGACTCCGCACTGGAACGTGCTGTTCACCGGGCCCAACGTTGGGACAGTGACGCTCTCGTTGATCCATTCATGCAAGCCGCTACTGAAGCGGCAAGGTACTACGCTACCTTAAGAGGGTCATAGTTACCCCCGCCGTTGACGGGTCCTTCGTCCCATTGTAATGGGTGTTCAGATACCCGCACTGGGCAGGATTCAGTGACCGTACGAGTCCTTGCGGATTTGCGGTCACCTATGTTGTTACTAGACAGTCGGAGCGTCCGAGTCACTGCGACCTGCTCGATCAAGAGCAGGTATCCCTTATCGCGAACTTACGGGACTAACTTGCCGAATTCCCTAACGTCGGTTGTTCCCGACAGGCCTTGGCTTGCTCTGCCAGCGCACCTGTGTCGGATCTCGGTACGATCTTCTTGCTCGTCTTTTCACGGGCTCTAGGTACCGCCGAGTTTCCCTATCTCACCATTCTTTCGCTTCGTGCCATTACGGCTTCCACGAAGTTCGGTGATTCGACGGGGCGAAGGCCCCGCTCGGTGTTTCCTAAAGCGTCGACTTTGAGTGCAAGAAGGTACTGGAATATTAACCAGTTTCCCTTTCATCTAATTCGAATTACGGTTAGACTTAGGATCGACTAACCCTCGGCTGATTAGCAGTGCCGAGGAACCCTTGCGCGTAAGGCCGTCGGGGTTCACACCCGACTCTCGCTGCTACTGAGACCATGATTTTCGTTGCTGCTCGGTCCACACGAAGTCTCCCCCGTGCTTCCACCCAAACAGTATGCCAACCTACGGAATCGTACTATGAGTACGCCGCCAGGTCTCGGAGATGGATTTGAGCCCCGATCATTTTCGACGCCTCGAACCTCGGCCGGTAAGCTGTTACGCTATTCTTAGAGGGTAGCTGCTTCTAAGCTCACCTCCCGGCTGTTTAGGGCTCGAGACAATCTTCAATCGCACTTAATCCATACTTTGGGTCCTTAACCTAGCTCTGGGTTGTCTCCCTCACGGTGCACAAGCTTACCCCGCACACCGGACTCCCTGAGTCTACGACGTTCGTAAGTTCGGAGTTTGACAGGGAAGCGAACTCCTCTCGGAGTCCGGATTCCCAATCGGTCGCTCTACCTCACGAACTATCTCATCAGAGGTCATGCTTCGACATGTTTCGGTTGGAACCAGCTGTTGCCAAGTTCGATGGGCCTTTCACCCCTACACCAGAGTCACGAGAGGGTATTGTAGGACACCAACTCTAACGGGCCTCCACGCAGCTTTCGCCACGCTTCACCCTGCTCCGGCGTAGATCACTTGGTTTCGGGTCGCATCCGGTTGGCTCCCCGCCCTTGAAGACGGTGGCCCTGGTCAAAGACTGCGGCCGTATCGGTTTCCCTATGCCTCCGGGGGTTCACCCCTTAGACTCGCCAGTCAGATGCACTCCATGGTTCGTTTTTCAAAACGTACGACGTAACATCGGCTTCGTTCGAGTCTTACTATGGAATCGCTTCCAATTCATTCGTCGAACGACCTTGTATGCTACGTCGCTCTATCGCCAACTGATTTCAAGCCCTATTGCACCGCCCTTTTCGGGGTGCTTTTCAGCGTTCGCTCACGCTACTTGTTCGCTATCGGTCTCGAGGAGTGTTTAGTCTTCGCAGTTGATGCCTGCGTAATTCACGAGGGATATCCAACCCCCGCTATTCTGGAACAACCCCGGGACCTTTTTCTTACACTACGGGGTTTTCACCCTGTATCACGCTCCGTTCCAGGAGACTTCGTGTAAGATCCAGGTCCGTTACGGGTAGTCCGTACACCACATTGCCCGAAGGCTTCGGTTTGGACTGTGTCGCTTTCACTCGCCGTTACTCACGATATCGCGGATTGCTTTCTTTTCCTGCTCCTACTAAGATGTTTCAATTCGGAGCGTTCCCCATTGCGCAAGGCAATTGCGTGGGGATTCCCATTCGGAGATCCTCAGTTCTTTCCCTCCATGCGGGTCCCTGAGGCTTTTCGCAGCTTGGCACGTCCGTCATCGGCTCTCGAGCCGAGCTATCCACCAGCTGGCACAGTAGCCAGTTGATATAGTCACTGTGACCCGGAGAACGGGTCCAGTGGACGCCTGGATTGCACGTACACACGGTTTCATCAAACGCCCAGTAGTCTTCTGGCGCGTTTTCGACCCTTCCCAACCACGCTTGCGCGGGTTGGTGCATCAGTCGTCAATGCTCATTCCTTCGTATCGCCGTCCCACACTTAAGGGGCACGATTCAACGAGGGTTGAACATTGCTTACCATGGACCCACAGGGATTCGAACCCTGGGCATCCTCCTTGCAAAGGAGGCACTCTACCACTGAGCTATGGGCCCCATGTCAGCCCTAGTAGTTCTAAGGTGTCCGAACGGATGGTGTTCGAACTCGGAAGATCGCGTGTGAGCCACCCCGTCGGGGTGGTCTCGGTCGTTAGGAGGTGATCCAGCCGCAGATTCCCCTACGGCTACCTTGTTACGACTTAAGCCCCCTTGCGAAGCCCAGATTCGACTGTCGTGTGACAGCCTCATCCGGACCTCACTCGGGTGCTTTGACGGGCGGTGTGTGCAAGGAGCAGGGACGTATTCACCGCACTCTTGTGAAATGCGATTACTACCGAATCCAGCTTCATGAGGGCGAGTTTCAGCCCTCAATCCGAACTACGATCGAGTTTAGGAGATTAGCGTTCTCTTTCGAGATAGCAACCCATTGTCTCGACCATTGTAGCCCGCGTGTAGCCCAGCTCATTCGGGGCATACTGACCTACCGTTGCCCGTTCCTTCCTCCGCTTTAGCAGCGGCAGTCCTTCTAATGTACCCAGCCAGTCGAAACTGCTGCTGGCAATTAGAAGTGCGGGTCTCGCTCGTTGCCTGACTTAACAGGACGCCTCACGGTACGAGCTGACGGCGGCCATGCACCTCCTCTCTATAGCGTCGTGGTAAGGTCATCAACCTGACCGTCATCACTATAGTCGGAGCTGGTGAGATGTCCGGCGTTGAGTCCAATTAAACCGCAGGCTCCTCCGGTTGTAGTGCTCCCCCGCCAATTCCTTTAAGTTTCATCCTTGCGGACGTACTTCCCAGGCGGCTCGCTTCTCGGCTTCCCTACGGCACAGCACAGGCTCGTAGCCTGTGCCACACCTAGCGAGCATCGTTTACAGCTAGGACTACCCGGGTATCTAATCCGGTTCGAGACCCTAGCTTTCGTCCCTCACCGTCGGATCCGTCTTCTCGAGGTGCTTTCGCCATCGGTGGTCCGTCCAGGATTACGGGATTTCACTCCTACCCCGGACGTACCCCTCGAGCCTTCCGGTCCCAAGCCACGTGGTTTCCACCGGACGCCCGCCAGTTAAGCTGGCGGATTTCCCGATGGACCTTCGTGGCCGGCTACGGACGCTTTAGGCCCAATAATATCGGTCATCACTTGGGCTGCCGGTATTACCGCGGCGGCTGGCACCGGTCTTGCCCAGCCCTTATTCCCCGACCGCCTTACAGTCGGGAAAAGCGAGGACTATATGCCCTCGCACTTGGGGTCCCCTTATCGCACTTGCGTACAGTGTAAAGGTTTCGCGCCTGCTGCGCCCCGTAGGGCCCGGAATCTTGTCTCAGATTCCGTCTCCGGGCTCTTGCTCTCACAACCCGTACCGATTATCGGCACGGTGGGCCGTTACCCCACCGTCTACCTAATCGGCCGCAGACACATCCTACGGCGCCGGAGCGTTTGGGAGAGTCGGCATTCCAGCGCGACTCCCCTATGAACTATTAGCCTCAGTTTCCCGAGGTTATCGTTCTCCGTAGGGTAGTTTGTCCACGTGTTACTGAGCTTTCCGCAACGAGTCTAAGCTCGTACAACTAGCATGGCTAAATCGGACCCCAATAGCAATGACCTCCGGCAGGATCAACCGGAATGGGTCGCGACCATTTAAACCTGGTCGCGGGGTGTTGGCGGGTGAATGGCAGCGTAATGCTGTCAAATCACCGTTCAAAGGTCCGAGTTCGAATGATATCCGTTCGGATATCACCGAACTACTAGGGCTAACATCAGATACCGTCTTGCGGCGTACCGCAGGGGCGGAATCCTCATTTCCTTCGGATTTGAATCGAGGTGGTTCGTGGGTATAAACCCGTCGAACCTCGCTCGACCAAACCCGGTGAGGCAGGACGCGTTGAAACGCCCTGCAATCGCGGTGTGTCGTTCGCATTCTTCCGAAATGCCTTGGACCACTTAAGGCCGTCGTATCGTCGGCACCCCGGGAGAGTGTGTCATCCCGGTGAGCGCCAGACGGCCTTGGGTCGGTGGGCGTTCGGACGAAGCCTTCGGGGGGAGTGCCCCCGTGCGCTTCTTCACATTACTTCGAATGGCACGGTTACATTTAACGCCGTTGATTTAGTGGCTCTGTGAGAAAAATAGACACGAGGCGTGTCATAACTTCACGCGCGTCCACTCCTGACCTCAGTCGAGTGGCGAGTGAAACAAAGTATTAGTTTCGCGCGCGTGCGAGGCGACGACGGAATCGACTCAGTTGAACTCGGTTTATAACGGGTCGCTTTATAAGGAAGGAGGTATGATTAAAAAGCGAGCAATGAGTGGGCCGGCAGACTCCATCGAGATTCAGAACGTAGTCGCATCGACCGGGATCGGTCAAGAGCTCGACCTCGAAGCACTTGCCGACGACCTTCCCGGTGCTGATTTCAACCCAGACAACTTCCCTGGCCTCGTCTATCGGACACAAGAGCCGAAAGCCGCGGCACTCATCTTCCGGTCTGGGAAAATCGTGTGTACCGGTGCAAAGAGCATCGACGACGTACACGAAGCACTCGGAATCATCTTCGACAAGCTCCGAGAACTGAGCATCCCTGTCGACGACGAACCCGAAATCACCGTTCAGAACATCGTCTCCAGTGCAGACCTGGGTCACAACCTGAACCTGAACGCCCTCGCTATCGGTCTTGGTCTCGAGGACGTTGAGTACGAACCCGAACAGTTCCCCGGCCTCGTCTACCGGATGGACGAACCGAAGGTCGTCATCCTCCTGTTCGGTTCCGGGAAAATCGTCATCACCGGTGGCAAGCGGACTGACGACGCAGAGACGGCCGTCGAGGAAATCGTCGAGCGTATCGACGCACTCGGT is drawn from Haloferax litoreum and contains these coding sequences:
- a CDS encoding TATA-box-binding protein, with product MSGPADSIEIQNVVASTGIGQELDLEALADDLPGADFNPDNFPGLVYRTQEPKAAALIFRSGKIVCTGAKSIDDVHEALGIIFDKLRELSIPVDDEPEITVQNIVSSADLGHNLNLNALAIGLGLEDVEYEPEQFPGLVYRMDEPKVVILLFGSGKIVITGGKRTDDAETAVEEIVERIDALGLLG